A DNA window from Gopherus evgoodei ecotype Sinaloan lineage chromosome 22, rGopEvg1_v1.p, whole genome shotgun sequence contains the following coding sequences:
- the PIP5K1C gene encoding phosphatidylinositol 4-phosphate 5-kinase type-1 gamma isoform X8, which translates to MWPVGPSCRLSLPCCQCSGRWHCDLLLDSAAVWLAPTRWHGCQSCCSEWHGLALKKMALTEAPSLPGQPGVGQGKKIGHRGVDASGETTYKKTTSTTLKGAIQLGIGYTVGNLSSKPERDVLMQDFYVVESIFFPSEGSNLTPAHHYPDFRFKTYAPVAFRYFRELFGIRPDDYLYSLCNEPLIELSNPGASGSLFYVTSDDEFIIKTVMHKEAEFLQKLLPGYYMNLNQNPRTLLPKFYGLYCVQSGGKNIRVVVMNNILPRVVKMHLKFDLKGSTYKRRASKKEKEKSSPTFKDLDFMQDMPEGLMLDTDTFSALVKTLQRDCLVLESFKIMDYSLLLGVHNIDQQERERQTEGAQSTSDEKRPVGQKALYSTAMESIQGGAARGESIDTDDTMGGIPAVNGKGERLLLHVGIIDILQSYRFIKKLEHTWKALVHDGDTVSVHRPSFYAERFFKFMTNTVFRKNSSLKSSPSKKGRSALLAVKMPGPTAAFSASQIPSARDEAQYDLRAARSYPTLDDEGRPDLLPCTPPSFEEATTASIATTLSSTSLSVPERSPSETSEQPRYRRRTHSSGQDGRSHEEVRVEEELQQITVELESKCDVEIVAPEEDNKGEAAPSACAIATATATIEVETASQASEPASQASDEDDVPVADIYFPTDERSWVYSPLHYSTQVHSVSDEESDT; encoded by the exons ATGTGgcccgtgggaccatcctgccgcctcagcttgccatgctgccagtgctctgggcggtggCACTGCGATCTTCTGCTGGACAGTGCTGCGGTGTGGCTGGCTCCGACCAGGTGGCACGGTTGTCAGTCCTgttgctctgagtggcatg GTCTGGCACTGAAGAAGATGGCCCTCACTGAG GCCCCATCATTACCAGGACAGCCTGGAGTTGGCCAAGGAAAGAAGATAGGTCATCGAGGAGTTGATGCTTCCGGCGAAACTACCTACAAAAAG ACCACTTCGACCACTCTGAAGGGGGCCATACAGCTGGGCATTGGTTACACGGTGGGGAACCTGAGCTCCAAGCCAGAGAGAGATGTCCTGATGCAGGATTTTTATGTGGTGGAGAGCATTTTCTTCCCCAG TGAAGGAAGTAACCTCACTCCAGCTCACCACTACCCTGACTTCAGGTTCAAAACCTATGCACCCGTGGCTTTTCGGTACTTCCGGGAGCTCTTTGGAATTCGTCCAGATGATTATTTG tATTCGTTATGTAACGAGCCCCTGATCGAACTGTCGAACCCTGGTGCCAGCGGCTCCCTCTTCTATGTCACCAGTGATGACGAGTTCATTATAAAAACTGTGATGCACAAGGAAGCGGAATTCTTACAGAAACTTCTTCCTGGCTACTACATG aACCTGAACCAAAACCCACGGACCTTGCTGCCAAAGTTCTATGGACTGTACTGCGTTCAGTCGGGAGGCAAGAACATTCGGGTGGTGGTGATGAACAATATCCTGCCCCGGGTGGTGAAAATGCACCTCAAATTTGACCTGAAAGGTTCGACCTACAAACGCCGGGCATccaagaaggagaaggagaaatcCAGCCCCACTTTCAAGGACCTGGACTTCATGCAGGACATGCCAGAAGGCCTAATGCTGGACACAGACACCTTCAGTGCGCTGGTGAAAACACTGCAGCGAGACTGCTTG GTGTTGGAAAGCTTTAAAATCATGGACTACAGCCTGCTGCTCGGGGTGCATAACATAGACCAGCAAGAAAGGGAGCGGCAAACAGAGGGAGCCCAGAGCACGTCTGATGAGAAGCGTCCCGTTGGGCAGAAGGCACTTTACTCCACAGCCATGGAGTCCATCCAGGGTGGGGCTGCTCGGGGGGAGTCCATAGATACAGATGACAC aaTGGGAGGAATCCCAGCCGTGAATGGCAAAGGAGAGCGCCTCCTGCTGCACGTGGGAATAATAGATATCCTTCAGTCCTACAG GTTCATCAAGAAGCTAGAACACACTTGGAAGGCCCTTGTCCATGATGGG GACACGGTGTCAGTGCACAGACCCAGCTTTTACGCAGAGAGATTCTTCAAATTCATGACCAACACAGTGTTCCGAAAGAATtcct CTCTGAAATCGTCTCCATCTAAGAAAGGACGTAGTGCCTTGTTAGCTGTCAAGATGCCTGGCCCAACAGCTGCATTTTCAGCTAGCCAGATCCCCTCGGCGAGGGATGAAGCCCAGTATGATCTCCGAGCCGCCAGGAGTTACCCCACGCTGGACGACGAAG GAAGGCCAGACCTGCTACCCTGCACTCCCCCTTCCTTCGAAGAAGCAACCACAGCCTCCATAGCAACGACGCTCTCTTCAACGTCGCTCTCTGTTCCTGAGCGGTCTCCCTCGGAGACCTCTGAGCAGCCCAGGTACAG GAGGCGCACACACTCCTCAGGGCAGGATGGCAG GTCTCACGAGGAGGTTCGGGTTGAGGAGGAACTCCAGCAGATAACTGTAGAGCTGGAAAGCAAATGTGACGTTGAGATCGTTGCTCCTGAGGAAGACAACAAAGG GGAGGCAGCTCCTTCAGCCTGTGCCATTGCAACGGCCACAGCTACAATCGAAGTGGAAACCGCCAGCCAGGCCTCAGAACCAGCCAGCCAGGCTTCAGATGAAGATGATGTGCCAGTCGCAGACATATACTTT CCTACAGACGAGCGGAGTTGGGTTTACTCCCCCCTCCACTATAGCACTCAAGTCCACTCTGTCTCCGATGAGGAGAGCGATACA TAA
- the PIP5K1C gene encoding phosphatidylinositol 4-phosphate 5-kinase type-1 gamma isoform X7: MWPVGPSCRLSLPCCQCSGRWHCDLLLDSAAVWLAPTRWHGCQSCCSEWHGLALKKMALTEAPSLPGQPGVGQGKKIGHRGVDASGETTYKKTTSTTLKGAIQLGIGYTVGNLSSKPERDVLMQDFYVVESIFFPSEGSNLTPAHHYPDFRFKTYAPVAFRYFRELFGIRPDDYLYSLCNEPLIELSNPGASGSLFYVTSDDEFIIKTVMHKEAEFLQKLLPGYYMNLNQNPRTLLPKFYGLYCVQSGGKNIRVVVMNNILPRVVKMHLKFDLKGSTYKRRASKKEKEKSSPTFKDLDFMQDMPEGLMLDTDTFSALVKTLQRDCLVLESFKIMDYSLLLGVHNIDQQERERQTEGAQSTSDEKRPVGQKALYSTAMESIQGGAARGESIDTDDTMGGIPAVNGKGERLLLHVGIIDILQSYRFIKKLEHTWKALVHDGDTVSVHRPSFYAERFFKFMTNTVFRKNSSLKSSPSKKGRSALLAVKMPGPTAAFSASQIPSARDEAQYDLRAARSYPTLDDEAGRPDLLPCTPPSFEEATTASIATTLSSTSLSVPERSPSETSEQPRYRRRTHSSGQDGRSHEEVRVEEELQQITVELESKCDVEIVAPEEDNKGEAAPSACAIATATATIEVETASQASEPASQASDEDDVPVADIYF; encoded by the exons ATGTGgcccgtgggaccatcctgccgcctcagcttgccatgctgccagtgctctgggcggtggCACTGCGATCTTCTGCTGGACAGTGCTGCGGTGTGGCTGGCTCCGACCAGGTGGCACGGTTGTCAGTCCTgttgctctgagtggcatg GTCTGGCACTGAAGAAGATGGCCCTCACTGAG GCCCCATCATTACCAGGACAGCCTGGAGTTGGCCAAGGAAAGAAGATAGGTCATCGAGGAGTTGATGCTTCCGGCGAAACTACCTACAAAAAG ACCACTTCGACCACTCTGAAGGGGGCCATACAGCTGGGCATTGGTTACACGGTGGGGAACCTGAGCTCCAAGCCAGAGAGAGATGTCCTGATGCAGGATTTTTATGTGGTGGAGAGCATTTTCTTCCCCAG TGAAGGAAGTAACCTCACTCCAGCTCACCACTACCCTGACTTCAGGTTCAAAACCTATGCACCCGTGGCTTTTCGGTACTTCCGGGAGCTCTTTGGAATTCGTCCAGATGATTATTTG tATTCGTTATGTAACGAGCCCCTGATCGAACTGTCGAACCCTGGTGCCAGCGGCTCCCTCTTCTATGTCACCAGTGATGACGAGTTCATTATAAAAACTGTGATGCACAAGGAAGCGGAATTCTTACAGAAACTTCTTCCTGGCTACTACATG aACCTGAACCAAAACCCACGGACCTTGCTGCCAAAGTTCTATGGACTGTACTGCGTTCAGTCGGGAGGCAAGAACATTCGGGTGGTGGTGATGAACAATATCCTGCCCCGGGTGGTGAAAATGCACCTCAAATTTGACCTGAAAGGTTCGACCTACAAACGCCGGGCATccaagaaggagaaggagaaatcCAGCCCCACTTTCAAGGACCTGGACTTCATGCAGGACATGCCAGAAGGCCTAATGCTGGACACAGACACCTTCAGTGCGCTGGTGAAAACACTGCAGCGAGACTGCTTG GTGTTGGAAAGCTTTAAAATCATGGACTACAGCCTGCTGCTCGGGGTGCATAACATAGACCAGCAAGAAAGGGAGCGGCAAACAGAGGGAGCCCAGAGCACGTCTGATGAGAAGCGTCCCGTTGGGCAGAAGGCACTTTACTCCACAGCCATGGAGTCCATCCAGGGTGGGGCTGCTCGGGGGGAGTCCATAGATACAGATGACAC aaTGGGAGGAATCCCAGCCGTGAATGGCAAAGGAGAGCGCCTCCTGCTGCACGTGGGAATAATAGATATCCTTCAGTCCTACAG GTTCATCAAGAAGCTAGAACACACTTGGAAGGCCCTTGTCCATGATGGG GACACGGTGTCAGTGCACAGACCCAGCTTTTACGCAGAGAGATTCTTCAAATTCATGACCAACACAGTGTTCCGAAAGAATtcct CTCTGAAATCGTCTCCATCTAAGAAAGGACGTAGTGCCTTGTTAGCTGTCAAGATGCCTGGCCCAACAGCTGCATTTTCAGCTAGCCAGATCCCCTCGGCGAGGGATGAAGCCCAGTATGATCTCCGAGCCGCCAGGAGTTACCCCACGCTGGACGACGAAG CAGGAAGGCCAGACCTGCTACCCTGCACTCCCCCTTCCTTCGAAGAAGCAACCACAGCCTCCATAGCAACGACGCTCTCTTCAACGTCGCTCTCTGTTCCTGAGCGGTCTCCCTCGGAGACCTCTGAGCAGCCCAGGTACAG GAGGCGCACACACTCCTCAGGGCAGGATGGCAG GTCTCACGAGGAGGTTCGGGTTGAGGAGGAACTCCAGCAGATAACTGTAGAGCTGGAAAGCAAATGTGACGTTGAGATCGTTGCTCCTGAGGAAGACAACAAAGG GGAGGCAGCTCCTTCAGCCTGTGCCATTGCAACGGCCACAGCTACAATCGAAGTGGAAACCGCCAGCCAGGCCTCAGAACCAGCCAGCCAGGCTTCAGATGAAGATGATGTGCCAGTCGCAGACATATACTTT TAA
- the PIP5K1C gene encoding phosphatidylinositol 4-phosphate 5-kinase type-1 gamma isoform X5: protein MWPVGPSCRLSLPCCQCSGRWHCDLLLDSAAVWLAPTRWHGCQSCCSEWHGLALKKMALTEAPSLPGQPGVGQGKKIGHRGVDASGETTYKKTTSTTLKGAIQLGIGYTVGNLSSKPERDVLMQDFYVVESIFFPSEGSNLTPAHHYPDFRFKTYAPVAFRYFRELFGIRPDDYLYSLCNEPLIELSNPGASGSLFYVTSDDEFIIKTVMHKEAEFLQKLLPGYYMNLNQNPRTLLPKFYGLYCVQSGGKNIRVVVMNNILPRVVKMHLKFDLKGSTYKRRASKKEKEKSSPTFKDLDFMQDMPEGLMLDTDTFSALVKTLQRDCLVLESFKIMDYSLLLGVHNIDQQERERQTEGAQSTSDEKRPVGQKALYSTAMESIQGGAARGESIDTDDTMGGIPAVNGKGERLLLHVGIIDILQSYRFIKKLEHTWKALVHDGDTVSVHRPSFYAERFFKFMTNTVFRKNSSLKSSPSKKGRSALLAVKMPGPTAAFSASQIPSARDEAQYDLRAARSYPTLDDEAGRPDLLPCTPPSFEEATTASIATTLSSTSLSVPERSPSETSEQPRYRRRTHSSGQDGRSHEEVRVEEELQQITVELESKCDVEIVAPEEDNKGEAAPSACAIATATATIEVETASQASEPASQASDEDDVPVADIYFPTDERSWVYSPLHYSTQVHSVSDEESDT from the exons ATGTGgcccgtgggaccatcctgccgcctcagcttgccatgctgccagtgctctgggcggtggCACTGCGATCTTCTGCTGGACAGTGCTGCGGTGTGGCTGGCTCCGACCAGGTGGCACGGTTGTCAGTCCTgttgctctgagtggcatg GTCTGGCACTGAAGAAGATGGCCCTCACTGAG GCCCCATCATTACCAGGACAGCCTGGAGTTGGCCAAGGAAAGAAGATAGGTCATCGAGGAGTTGATGCTTCCGGCGAAACTACCTACAAAAAG ACCACTTCGACCACTCTGAAGGGGGCCATACAGCTGGGCATTGGTTACACGGTGGGGAACCTGAGCTCCAAGCCAGAGAGAGATGTCCTGATGCAGGATTTTTATGTGGTGGAGAGCATTTTCTTCCCCAG TGAAGGAAGTAACCTCACTCCAGCTCACCACTACCCTGACTTCAGGTTCAAAACCTATGCACCCGTGGCTTTTCGGTACTTCCGGGAGCTCTTTGGAATTCGTCCAGATGATTATTTG tATTCGTTATGTAACGAGCCCCTGATCGAACTGTCGAACCCTGGTGCCAGCGGCTCCCTCTTCTATGTCACCAGTGATGACGAGTTCATTATAAAAACTGTGATGCACAAGGAAGCGGAATTCTTACAGAAACTTCTTCCTGGCTACTACATG aACCTGAACCAAAACCCACGGACCTTGCTGCCAAAGTTCTATGGACTGTACTGCGTTCAGTCGGGAGGCAAGAACATTCGGGTGGTGGTGATGAACAATATCCTGCCCCGGGTGGTGAAAATGCACCTCAAATTTGACCTGAAAGGTTCGACCTACAAACGCCGGGCATccaagaaggagaaggagaaatcCAGCCCCACTTTCAAGGACCTGGACTTCATGCAGGACATGCCAGAAGGCCTAATGCTGGACACAGACACCTTCAGTGCGCTGGTGAAAACACTGCAGCGAGACTGCTTG GTGTTGGAAAGCTTTAAAATCATGGACTACAGCCTGCTGCTCGGGGTGCATAACATAGACCAGCAAGAAAGGGAGCGGCAAACAGAGGGAGCCCAGAGCACGTCTGATGAGAAGCGTCCCGTTGGGCAGAAGGCACTTTACTCCACAGCCATGGAGTCCATCCAGGGTGGGGCTGCTCGGGGGGAGTCCATAGATACAGATGACAC aaTGGGAGGAATCCCAGCCGTGAATGGCAAAGGAGAGCGCCTCCTGCTGCACGTGGGAATAATAGATATCCTTCAGTCCTACAG GTTCATCAAGAAGCTAGAACACACTTGGAAGGCCCTTGTCCATGATGGG GACACGGTGTCAGTGCACAGACCCAGCTTTTACGCAGAGAGATTCTTCAAATTCATGACCAACACAGTGTTCCGAAAGAATtcct CTCTGAAATCGTCTCCATCTAAGAAAGGACGTAGTGCCTTGTTAGCTGTCAAGATGCCTGGCCCAACAGCTGCATTTTCAGCTAGCCAGATCCCCTCGGCGAGGGATGAAGCCCAGTATGATCTCCGAGCCGCCAGGAGTTACCCCACGCTGGACGACGAAG CAGGAAGGCCAGACCTGCTACCCTGCACTCCCCCTTCCTTCGAAGAAGCAACCACAGCCTCCATAGCAACGACGCTCTCTTCAACGTCGCTCTCTGTTCCTGAGCGGTCTCCCTCGGAGACCTCTGAGCAGCCCAGGTACAG GAGGCGCACACACTCCTCAGGGCAGGATGGCAG GTCTCACGAGGAGGTTCGGGTTGAGGAGGAACTCCAGCAGATAACTGTAGAGCTGGAAAGCAAATGTGACGTTGAGATCGTTGCTCCTGAGGAAGACAACAAAGG GGAGGCAGCTCCTTCAGCCTGTGCCATTGCAACGGCCACAGCTACAATCGAAGTGGAAACCGCCAGCCAGGCCTCAGAACCAGCCAGCCAGGCTTCAGATGAAGATGATGTGCCAGTCGCAGACATATACTTT CCTACAGACGAGCGGAGTTGGGTTTACTCCCCCCTCCACTATAGCACTCAAGTCCACTCTGTCTCCGATGAGGAGAGCGATACA TAA
- the PIP5K1C gene encoding phosphatidylinositol 4-phosphate 5-kinase type-1 gamma isoform X3 codes for MWPVGPSCRLSLPCCQCSGRWHCDLLLDSAAVWLAPTRWHGCQSCCSEWHGLALKKMALTEAPSLPGQPGVGQGKKIGHRGVDASGETTYKKTTSTTLKGAIQLGIGYTVGNLSSKPERDVLMQDFYVVESIFFPSEGSNLTPAHHYPDFRFKTYAPVAFRYFRELFGIRPDDYLYSLCNEPLIELSNPGASGSLFYVTSDDEFIIKTVMHKEAEFLQKLLPGYYMNLNQNPRTLLPKFYGLYCVQSGGKNIRVVVMNNILPRVVKMHLKFDLKGSTYKRRASKKEKEKSSPTFKDLDFMQDMPEGLMLDTDTFSALVKTLQRDCLVLESFKIMDYSLLLGVHNIDQQERERQTEGAQSTSDEKRPVGQKALYSTAMESIQGGAARGESIDTDDTMGGIPAVNGKGERLLLHVGIIDILQSYRFIKKLEHTWKALVHDGDTVSVHRPSFYAERFFKFMTNTVFRKNSSLKSSPSKKGRSALLAVKMPGPTAAFSASQIPSARDEAQYDLRAARSYPTLDDEAGRPDLLPCTPPSFEEATTASIATTLSSTSLSVPERSPSETSEQPRYRRRTHSSGQDGRSHEEVRVEEELQQITVELESKCDVEIVAPEEDNKGEAAPSACAIATATATIEVETASQASEPASQASDEDDVPVADIYFFTDGRYWIYSPRQRRLRAASFSSGTPTDERSWVYSPLHYSTQVHSVSDEESDT; via the exons ATGTGgcccgtgggaccatcctgccgcctcagcttgccatgctgccagtgctctgggcggtggCACTGCGATCTTCTGCTGGACAGTGCTGCGGTGTGGCTGGCTCCGACCAGGTGGCACGGTTGTCAGTCCTgttgctctgagtggcatg GTCTGGCACTGAAGAAGATGGCCCTCACTGAG GCCCCATCATTACCAGGACAGCCTGGAGTTGGCCAAGGAAAGAAGATAGGTCATCGAGGAGTTGATGCTTCCGGCGAAACTACCTACAAAAAG ACCACTTCGACCACTCTGAAGGGGGCCATACAGCTGGGCATTGGTTACACGGTGGGGAACCTGAGCTCCAAGCCAGAGAGAGATGTCCTGATGCAGGATTTTTATGTGGTGGAGAGCATTTTCTTCCCCAG TGAAGGAAGTAACCTCACTCCAGCTCACCACTACCCTGACTTCAGGTTCAAAACCTATGCACCCGTGGCTTTTCGGTACTTCCGGGAGCTCTTTGGAATTCGTCCAGATGATTATTTG tATTCGTTATGTAACGAGCCCCTGATCGAACTGTCGAACCCTGGTGCCAGCGGCTCCCTCTTCTATGTCACCAGTGATGACGAGTTCATTATAAAAACTGTGATGCACAAGGAAGCGGAATTCTTACAGAAACTTCTTCCTGGCTACTACATG aACCTGAACCAAAACCCACGGACCTTGCTGCCAAAGTTCTATGGACTGTACTGCGTTCAGTCGGGAGGCAAGAACATTCGGGTGGTGGTGATGAACAATATCCTGCCCCGGGTGGTGAAAATGCACCTCAAATTTGACCTGAAAGGTTCGACCTACAAACGCCGGGCATccaagaaggagaaggagaaatcCAGCCCCACTTTCAAGGACCTGGACTTCATGCAGGACATGCCAGAAGGCCTAATGCTGGACACAGACACCTTCAGTGCGCTGGTGAAAACACTGCAGCGAGACTGCTTG GTGTTGGAAAGCTTTAAAATCATGGACTACAGCCTGCTGCTCGGGGTGCATAACATAGACCAGCAAGAAAGGGAGCGGCAAACAGAGGGAGCCCAGAGCACGTCTGATGAGAAGCGTCCCGTTGGGCAGAAGGCACTTTACTCCACAGCCATGGAGTCCATCCAGGGTGGGGCTGCTCGGGGGGAGTCCATAGATACAGATGACAC aaTGGGAGGAATCCCAGCCGTGAATGGCAAAGGAGAGCGCCTCCTGCTGCACGTGGGAATAATAGATATCCTTCAGTCCTACAG GTTCATCAAGAAGCTAGAACACACTTGGAAGGCCCTTGTCCATGATGGG GACACGGTGTCAGTGCACAGACCCAGCTTTTACGCAGAGAGATTCTTCAAATTCATGACCAACACAGTGTTCCGAAAGAATtcct CTCTGAAATCGTCTCCATCTAAGAAAGGACGTAGTGCCTTGTTAGCTGTCAAGATGCCTGGCCCAACAGCTGCATTTTCAGCTAGCCAGATCCCCTCGGCGAGGGATGAAGCCCAGTATGATCTCCGAGCCGCCAGGAGTTACCCCACGCTGGACGACGAAG CAGGAAGGCCAGACCTGCTACCCTGCACTCCCCCTTCCTTCGAAGAAGCAACCACAGCCTCCATAGCAACGACGCTCTCTTCAACGTCGCTCTCTGTTCCTGAGCGGTCTCCCTCGGAGACCTCTGAGCAGCCCAGGTACAG GAGGCGCACACACTCCTCAGGGCAGGATGGCAG GTCTCACGAGGAGGTTCGGGTTGAGGAGGAACTCCAGCAGATAACTGTAGAGCTGGAAAGCAAATGTGACGTTGAGATCGTTGCTCCTGAGGAAGACAACAAAGG GGAGGCAGCTCCTTCAGCCTGTGCCATTGCAACGGCCACAGCTACAATCGAAGTGGAAACCGCCAGCCAGGCCTCAGAACCAGCCAGCCAGGCTTCAGATGAAGATGATGTGCCAGTCGCAGACATATACTTT TTCACGgatgggaggtactggatttACTCTCCCCGCCAGCGCAGACTCCGAGCCGCCTCGTTTTCCTCTGGGACT CCTACAGACGAGCGGAGTTGGGTTTACTCCCCCCTCCACTATAGCACTCAAGTCCACTCTGTCTCCGATGAGGAGAGCGATACA TAA
- the PIP5K1C gene encoding phosphatidylinositol 4-phosphate 5-kinase type-1 gamma isoform X6: MALTEAPSLPGQPGVGQGKKIGHRGVDASGETTYKKTTSTTLKGAIQLGIGYTVGNLSSKPERDVLMQDFYVVESIFFPSEGSNLTPAHHYPDFRFKTYAPVAFRYFRELFGIRPDDYLYSLCNEPLIELSNPGASGSLFYVTSDDEFIIKTVMHKEAEFLQKLLPGYYMNLNQNPRTLLPKFYGLYCVQSGGKNIRVVVMNNILPRVVKMHLKFDLKGSTYKRRASKKEKEKSSPTFKDLDFMQDMPEGLMLDTDTFSALVKTLQRDCLVLESFKIMDYSLLLGVHNIDQQERERQTEGAQSTSDEKRPVGQKALYSTAMESIQGGAARGESIDTDDTMGGIPAVNGKGERLLLHVGIIDILQSYRFIKKLEHTWKALVHDGDTVSVHRPSFYAERFFKFMTNTVFRKNSSLKSSPSKKGRSALLAVKMPGPTAAFSASQIPSARDEAQYDLRAARSYPTLDDEAGRPDLLPCTPPSFEEATTASIATTLSSTSLSVPERSPSETSEQPRYRRRTHSSGQDGRSHEEVRVEEELQQITVELESKCDVEIVAPEEDNKGEAAPSACAIATATATIEVETASQASEPASQASDEDDVPVADIYFFTDGRYWIYSPRQRRLRAASFSSGTVSEHASTQGSQAAALKHWGQAKTQRFPLSWMAQGLVVFCGV; encoded by the exons ATGGCCCTCACTGAG GCCCCATCATTACCAGGACAGCCTGGAGTTGGCCAAGGAAAGAAGATAGGTCATCGAGGAGTTGATGCTTCCGGCGAAACTACCTACAAAAAG ACCACTTCGACCACTCTGAAGGGGGCCATACAGCTGGGCATTGGTTACACGGTGGGGAACCTGAGCTCCAAGCCAGAGAGAGATGTCCTGATGCAGGATTTTTATGTGGTGGAGAGCATTTTCTTCCCCAG TGAAGGAAGTAACCTCACTCCAGCTCACCACTACCCTGACTTCAGGTTCAAAACCTATGCACCCGTGGCTTTTCGGTACTTCCGGGAGCTCTTTGGAATTCGTCCAGATGATTATTTG tATTCGTTATGTAACGAGCCCCTGATCGAACTGTCGAACCCTGGTGCCAGCGGCTCCCTCTTCTATGTCACCAGTGATGACGAGTTCATTATAAAAACTGTGATGCACAAGGAAGCGGAATTCTTACAGAAACTTCTTCCTGGCTACTACATG aACCTGAACCAAAACCCACGGACCTTGCTGCCAAAGTTCTATGGACTGTACTGCGTTCAGTCGGGAGGCAAGAACATTCGGGTGGTGGTGATGAACAATATCCTGCCCCGGGTGGTGAAAATGCACCTCAAATTTGACCTGAAAGGTTCGACCTACAAACGCCGGGCATccaagaaggagaaggagaaatcCAGCCCCACTTTCAAGGACCTGGACTTCATGCAGGACATGCCAGAAGGCCTAATGCTGGACACAGACACCTTCAGTGCGCTGGTGAAAACACTGCAGCGAGACTGCTTG GTGTTGGAAAGCTTTAAAATCATGGACTACAGCCTGCTGCTCGGGGTGCATAACATAGACCAGCAAGAAAGGGAGCGGCAAACAGAGGGAGCCCAGAGCACGTCTGATGAGAAGCGTCCCGTTGGGCAGAAGGCACTTTACTCCACAGCCATGGAGTCCATCCAGGGTGGGGCTGCTCGGGGGGAGTCCATAGATACAGATGACAC aaTGGGAGGAATCCCAGCCGTGAATGGCAAAGGAGAGCGCCTCCTGCTGCACGTGGGAATAATAGATATCCTTCAGTCCTACAG GTTCATCAAGAAGCTAGAACACACTTGGAAGGCCCTTGTCCATGATGGG GACACGGTGTCAGTGCACAGACCCAGCTTTTACGCAGAGAGATTCTTCAAATTCATGACCAACACAGTGTTCCGAAAGAATtcct CTCTGAAATCGTCTCCATCTAAGAAAGGACGTAGTGCCTTGTTAGCTGTCAAGATGCCTGGCCCAACAGCTGCATTTTCAGCTAGCCAGATCCCCTCGGCGAGGGATGAAGCCCAGTATGATCTCCGAGCCGCCAGGAGTTACCCCACGCTGGACGACGAAG CAGGAAGGCCAGACCTGCTACCCTGCACTCCCCCTTCCTTCGAAGAAGCAACCACAGCCTCCATAGCAACGACGCTCTCTTCAACGTCGCTCTCTGTTCCTGAGCGGTCTCCCTCGGAGACCTCTGAGCAGCCCAGGTACAG GAGGCGCACACACTCCTCAGGGCAGGATGGCAG GTCTCACGAGGAGGTTCGGGTTGAGGAGGAACTCCAGCAGATAACTGTAGAGCTGGAAAGCAAATGTGACGTTGAGATCGTTGCTCCTGAGGAAGACAACAAAGG GGAGGCAGCTCCTTCAGCCTGTGCCATTGCAACGGCCACAGCTACAATCGAAGTGGAAACCGCCAGCCAGGCCTCAGAACCAGCCAGCCAGGCTTCAGATGAAGATGATGTGCCAGTCGCAGACATATACTTT TTCACGgatgggaggtactggatttACTCTCCCCGCCAGCGCAGACTCCGAGCCGCCTCGTTTTCCTCTGGGACTGTAAGTGAACATGCTAGCACGCAAGGGAGTCAGGCTGCAGCTTTGAAACACTGGGGTCAAGCAAAGACCCAGCGGTTCCCTCTCTCCTGGATGGCCCAGGGTCTAGTTGTGTTTTGTGGGGTGTAG